TAACGGTTCTTACCTTTGATGGCAATCTCACCGTATTTGATCAAAAATGCGGTTACTTTCATAGTATTCTCCTTTATTTTCTTACTGTTTCTTTTCTTGTGGTCTTTATTTTCTTACAAATCTTCGAAGCATTGGTACTAATTCTTTTAATGCTTTGATCGTTTCATCAACTTCTTCTTTTGTATTCTCAATTGAGAAACTGAAACGAAGTGTTCCATCTTTAAATTCATCACTTAATGCGATCGCATTTAATGTTCCACTGACTGCCTGTTTTTTGTTCGATGAACATGCGGATCCTGAAGATACATAGATTTCTCTGTCTTCCAAGGCATGTAACAGTACTTCACTTCTTAACTTCTTAAAGCTGATACTTGCCACGTGTGGTGCTTTTCCGGAATTGTCTTTGATATCCTCAATCTCTTTGATCCTTTCCTGAAAATATTCTTTGACTTCACGGATCTTCTCAGCATTTTCATAGTTTTTACCGATCATCTTTTCACATGCGACAGCTAATCCTACGATTCCTGGTACATTTTCCGTTCCAGAACGCATTCCTTTCTGCTGTCCGCCTCCGAAAATGATCGGAGAGATCTTCGTTCCTTCCTTGATATATAAAAATCCGATTCCTTTTGGTCCATGGATCTTATGACCACTTGTGGATAATAAGTCAATTCCCATATTCTTTGGAACGATCGGAAGTTTTCCATATGCCTGAATCGCATCGACATGGAAAATCGTATTCGGATTCTTTGCTTTGATGATCTTTGCGATCTCTTCAATTGGTTCAATGGCTCCAATCTCGTTATTTACCATCATGCAGGATACAAGGATCGTATCTTCTCGGATACTTTCTTCTAACTGATCAAGATCTACGATTCCTTCTGAATCTACATCAAGATATGTCACTTCATATCCTTCTTCTTCCAGATGATACATTGGTTCATATACAGAAGCATGTTCTACCTTTGTCGTAATAATGTGCTTTCCTTTGCGGCGATTTGCCATTGCTGTTCCACTGATCGCTGTATTGTTTGATTCTGTTCCCCCAGATGTAAATAAGATTTCTTTGGGTTTTGCTCTTAATGTCTTCGCAATTAATTCTTGTGCAGCTTTTACTTTATTCTCTGCTTCAATACCTTTCATATGTTTTGCAGATGGATTCCCATATGTGACCTGCATTGCATCCTGCATTGCTTCTACAACTTCTGGAAATACGCAGGTTGTCGCTGCATTATCAAAATAAATCATGTCGCTTTCTCCCTCTATTCTTCTATCGTAAACATCAAAATAGATAAAACTGTCATTCCTGCTGTCTCAGTTCTTAAGATACGCTTTCCAAGGCTCATTGTCTGACCGCCTGCTGCCTTAAGCTGTTCGATCTCTTCCTTTTCAAAACCGCCTTCTGGTCCGATGATGATCCCGATTGATTTCTTCCCTTTTGCCTGACTGATCAGTTCTTTGGATGCCTGCATCCCTTTTGCCTCTTCATATGGAACAAGCATGAATTCTATATCTTGTACTTCTTCTAAAATATCTTTGAAATTTCTCACTTCGCGAACTTCTGGAATGATCCCTCGTTTTGCCTGTTTTGCTGCGCTTAATGCGATCGTATTCCAACGACTTACCTTCTTTGCTGCCTTCTTCGCATCAAGTTTCACAACACAACGTTTCATGGCAACTGGAACGATCTCTGCCACCCCAAGTTCCACCGCTTTTTGAACGATCATCTCCATCTTATCGCCTTTTGGCAGTCCCTGATACAGCGTGATCTTTACTGGGAGTTCTGTTTCCATGCCATGAACATCTTCGATCTTCGCAAGAATCGTATCGTCCGTCCATTCCAAAAGGCTGCATTCATATTCTAAATCTGATCCGTTACTTAAATAAACTTTATCTCCTGTTTTCATGCGGAGAACGTTCTTAATATGATTGACATCACTTCCACAAATCTCGATCATTCCGTCATGAATCTGTTCTTCTTTTATAAAAAAACGGTACATCTCTTACCTCATCTTCGCTGTCATAGAAACCCAGTCTTTCATTCTTCTTGTCTCAATGACATCAAATCCATATGCATTTAATTTGTCTGCGATTTCTTTTTCTTTTGTATCAATGATACCAGAGATTACAAAAACACCATCTTCTGCCAAAAACTGATCTACGATCTCGATCAGTGGTGAGATAACATCTGCTAAAATATTAGCAACAACAACCGGATAACATTTTGATCCTAAGGATGCTGCAAACTCTTTATCATCTAAAACATTTCCCTGATATACTTCAAACTGATCTTTGCTGATATGGTTTACTTCAAAGTTCTCCTCAGAAGCTGAGATTGCATGTGGATCGATATCTGTAAGAACCGCATGACCTGCCCCAAGTTTCAGTCCGATGATCGACAAAATTCCACTTCCGCATCCAACATCCAAAATCTTTGTATCTTCCTTAATATATGGTTTCATTCCTTCAATACAAAGTTTTGTTGTCTCATGAGAACCTGTTCCAAATGCTGTTCCCGGATCGATCTCTACAACGATCATATCTTCTGTCTGGTCTTCTAATGTCTCCCATGTTGGTTTGATCACGATCTGTTCATCCAGACGGATCGGTTTAAAGAATTTCTTCCAGTTATTGACCCAGTCTTCTTCTTTCGTCTTATCAAATGAAATTGTTCCAGCACCGATATCCATAAATCCACGAAGTCTTTCAAGCATTGCCTGAATCTGCATTGTAATGTGCTCTAAATTTTCATTCTCATCAAAATAACAGCTGATCTTTGCTTTTCCATCGTCTGGTGCGATATCATCTGGCAATAGATCCACATACATGACTTTCATCTCTTCTTCTGTCAATGATACATGGTCTTCAACTTCCACACCAGTTGCACCAAGTTCTGTAAGTTCATAACTGATCATGTCTTCTGCTGATGTCAATGTATCAATTGTAATTTTATTCCATCCCATGACACTGTATTTCCTTTCTCTTTCTATCTTATATTTTTATTTCGTATTCATAACATATCAATTAATTAGTGTATCATACAAAAAGCTGGAATACAAGAAAAAAGAGAATCCCGTCGTCTTTCGGAACTCTCTTTCATCGCTATCTTCTTAATACGCAAACTGTATTTATGATGAATCTATGCTTCTAAAATCTTTCCATCAATGGAAATTGTGTGAACCTGCCATGGAAGGAATTTGCCGGAATCCTGAATCGCTTTCTTCGCCGCATTTTCCAGCCCGCCACAACAAGGAACTTCCATTCTAACGATCGTTACACTCTTAATGTCATTGTTCGCAATGATCTGTGTCAGTTTCTCACTGTAATCTCCTTCATCAAGTTTTGGACAGCCGATCAATGTCACTTTATTTTTGATAAATTTCTGATGAAAATTTCCATAAGCATAAGCTGTACAATCTGCCGCGATCAATAGATTCGCATCCTTAAAATATGGGGCATTAACAGGTACTAATTTAATCTGCACCGGCCACTGAGACAGCTGAGAAGATACAGTTGCTGTCTGCTCTGTCGCTACCTCTTCTGCCTTATGATCCATGATCTTCATTCTTGTTCCAGGGCACCCGTGGAATACCGGCTTTTCTTCTATTTTATCTTTTGCTGTCATTTCAGCTTTCTTCTTCATGTTTGCTTCTACCGCTTCTCTGTCATACGCAGCTGCCTCACGCTCTACGAAACTGATCGCTCCTGTTGGACAATTTGGCAGACAGTCTCCTAAGCCGTCACAATAATCATCTCTTAATAATTTTGCCTTTCCATCAACTATCCCGATCGCATCTTCGTGACATGCATCTGCACACAGTCCACATCCATTACATTTATCTTCATCAATTTCAATAATTCTACGAATCATATCTATTCTCCTTTTCTTGATCTCATATTCTTTACTGTATCGTTAGTATAATAGATATGATTTGGGAAATCCGTTGTTTTTACAACATTTTTAAAATTTTTTTAAAAATTGAAAAAGCAGAAGGCACTCCATAAACCTTCTGCTCTTTCGGTTGTTTATTATTCGAATATGCCAACAAAGACATGTTCTTCCTGACTATCCGACGAAACAACACTCCATATTCTCTTCGTAAAATCTGTTATACATCTGTCGCATCAAAGGAATCAGTTTATAAAGTGGTTCCGTCTTACGATGGTTAACTTCATCTTTGATCATCTCTTTGATGATCGCTTCTTTTACCTCTCTTAGAGTACCATATACTCCAACTTTTTCCAATACTTTTTTGCAATTTTCTTTATTCTTTGCGCGTTTTAGTAATACAAAATCTCCATAATATTTTTTTATATAATAATTTTCTTTCATTCTTATCATTTTAAAGTTCTCCTTTTCACATACTGTGTTTAAAATCATTGAACGATTTCAAAAACTTTCTTGAACTGATTATTGGCATTATACTCCTTTTGTATACAGTATATGTTGCAAAAGAATTACTTTTTATTTAAGTTTTTCTTAATTTTTAATATATAGATTTCTATTATATCCTTATAGATATTTTTAAACTTGTATGTTGTATACAGTACTCGTCCATTTTTGACACTTTACAACCTACTTTCTTTCTAGTTATAATATATTATAAGTGTCACTAGTATAAATTCCGTTTGTTTCTACACAAATAAACAATTTATATTCAATGACGAACCAAACAACAAGAACGGATTAAAACATATAGAAAGGACACAATTTATGAAATACAAACTAATCGCCGTTGACTTAGATGGAACTCTTTATAACGACCAACTCAAAATTACTTCTGATACTTTAAATACCATGATTAAAGCTCAGGAAATGGGTATCCGCATTGCTCTTGCTTCTGGTCGTCCTCTCCCTGGTCTTTTTCATGCCAGAGATTTATTGAAACTAAATGAACATCATGGAATGCTCGTTGCTTACAATGGCGGAAAGGTTGTAGATACTACTACAAATGAAGTTTTATATGATAAGTACATCCCAGATGATCTCGCAATGGAGCTTTTAGAACATTTGAAAGATTATCCTGTAAATCCGATCATTGATGATGGGAAAGTTCTTTATGTCACAGACAAGAATGGATATCGCGTCAAAGAAGAGGCATTGAATGATTCTATGGAGTATGTTGAGGTTCCTTCCTTGACAGAACATCTTGATTTTCATTTAAATAAGATCCTTACTGCTGTCGATCCTCAAAAAACTTATGATGTTTTAGAAACGATCGGAATGCCATTTAGAGATCAGGTCACTTTTGTCCGTACTGCTCCTTATTATATTGAAGCAATTCCTGTGGGTACCAGCAAAGCTTCTGGTCTTTCCAATGTATGCAAAGGTCTTGGCATTGATTCATCTGAGGTCATTGCTTTTGGTGATGCAGAAAATGATCTGGAAATGATCCAGTTTGCAGGTCATGGTGTCGCTATGGGAAATGCATGCGATGCTTTAAAAGATGCTGCTGATGAAGTAACACTTACAAATAATGAAGATGGTATCGCACATACTTTAAATCATTTACTGGGCTGCCGTTAACGACAGCCCTCTCCAGCACCTGTTTCTCACAGGCATACCTCACTTCAACACAATCAGTCACCCATTAGAAACGTGTATCACAAACAGTTTTTTGTCATAGAACCACAATCACAACACAAATCATCAATATAATTGCTGTTATAAACAAGAATAAATTCTTTTTAGATACGTTGTTTCGATATTGGGTATACTGTTCACATAAAATTCCAATTCCGAAAACCAACAATAGAAAACTCTCTAAAATCCTAAACATTCCATAAACTCCTTCTAAAATTTACATTGCGATTTAATGGTATCTATTCCAAGTATAATTTCACACAGATTTTTAAATGAGCCTCCTATATGCCGAGCATACTTCTTCGCATCACCTGCGGCATAAGCCAACACAACCAATTTTGCAGCCTTTTTAACTCCGCCTAGGGTCTTAATGTATTTTACTACTTTTGCAACTTTCGCTGCCGCAATAACTGTACCCGCAACGATCAAACCGATTGCAGCTGCACATTTTGCAATTTTCCATGCAGATGGATCTGCAATAACAGGAAATGTCGTTTTTTCATCAAAATTAACAACCTGTGTTAAAATATTTTCGTTGACAACATAGTAGGTATCCACATCATTCCCATTTGCATCAACAGCCCATGCTGCATCAATAACTGTATCTATTACGTTATCTTTATTAACAATGTAAACTTCACCTGTATCATAATCATTTTCATTTACCGCTTCATTGTCAATTATATCACAATAATAATCTTTTGCAGTTATCAATGAATATCCCTCTGGTAGATCATAAGCAAAAGTATATTCTTTAGATGCTGTAGATTCATTAATAGTAATAAGTGTCCTTACTCCCTCAAAAGAAACATTACCAGTTTCATCTTTTAGCGGTTGCACACCTATTGTTACTGCATCATCTTCTTTACCATATATCATTGTTCCATTCTTAGTCAATATCCCATCATCATCACTAGCCTCAATGGGCAACTTCATCTCAATGGTCGCCCTATATATACCCATTCCGTAGAATGACTCGCAAGAATTTCATCTAAGTCTACTTTTGTTATTTCTTTGATATTTTTTGAGTCTGACGATTGTATTTTGATTTTTGAATTACTAGTAACCAAACATGCAATCATAAAAAGTACCCTCCTTTAATAAGAGAATATCATAATTCTGCATATTTTCCACTATAACTCCGTCAACGGTCGATTTTAAATTTAATATTACCTTTGTAGATACTTCTTCTCCATTACCTTCTAGAGAAAATCTTCCATTATTTCGACACACTATTTCACGCACATTTCTAAGTCCTATACCATGATTTTTTTATCCTGTTTTTTGGTCATTATGTTTTTTCATAATCCTCTATAAGCACAGTTGAACTATTTCTGATAGTAATCATCAAATAAACCTTTCCCGTCTTTATCTCAATTTTTATATATGGGTTTGTGCATGAATATGCTCTAAATTTCGAAATTCTACAACTGGTCCCGTTTTGAAATGATATCCACTGGACTCAAAAGAATCTGTCATATCAGACATTATATCTATAATTTTAAGATCATTTTCATTTTCTGGTAAAAGCAGATATTGTTCTGATCCTTTAAACTTAATTTGATCTGCTGCTGCCCAAAAACTGTTTCCTATATCTAAAGTTCCGTCTTTAAGAATATTAATTTTAATTTTCTCATTTTGAATCTGTCCTTTTTCTCCATATAAGATCATTGTCTCCTGAAGAACTTTCTCTCCCTGAAAAACTTCATCACGACTTGAAAAAAGGTCGATTTCTTTTATGTTCAATTCTTTTTGTAAGAAATTCCTTACTTTTGTAAAATATTTTCCAGAAGTCCATGAACGAGGAGTAATAAAAATGTACTGTCCATTATCGCATAACAATTCAATTGCTTTCGCCATAAACAATCCATACAGATTAGGCTGTCCATATACATATGTCTTCATTGCCGTTGCTTCTACAGAATCTTTTCTTACTTTCATATATGGAGGATTGCATATGACAATATCGTATAAATAGGAGGATTCCCATAATATGAAGTTTTGATCAACATAATGAATGAAACATTCTGCATGATATGATTCACAGATTTGCCTAATTTTAGTAATTGTATATTCTAAGACTGGCAAAATCTCTTTATCTGTTTCAATCAGTGTAATATCAAGCCGTTTATACCCACTTCTTAGTAATTTATCAATCACAGCAAAAGATAAAATGCCGTTTCCTGCTCCTGGATCTAATACCCTTATCCATTGATTCTTCGGATATTCACTTTCTACAGCAGCCATTCTCATTGAAACCTCTGCCGGTGTAAAAAACTGTCCTTTTTTCTTTCGGATTTCCTTTTGTGTTGTATCTTTATATTCATTTGTGTACATTTCGATTGTACGCAACATTATCAATAGACTCCTTTATATCATTGCAATAAAAGAGTCACACTGCCATAACATTTGGGAATGTGACTGTTTTTATTGGTTATTTGTTTCAATCCACGGTTGGTAATTTCACAGAGTCCAACATGTCGGGAATACCGACGTTGCTTGACCTTATGTCCGTAGGGGATACCGATTTCTCTCCGCCCGCTACTGCCGTTTCATTTCTTTTTGATAATTCCTCTCCTACCTATGTTTACACCTAGAAGTAAGAGATTCCTTATTATTTGTTTGTTAAATAAACGTATAAATTATCAGATGAACCATAATCAGTTCATTTACAGTTTATCATTAATTTTATTTTTGTGCAATAAAATTAATCTCTTTGCACCAAAAGAATATTTTTTTAAAAATCCCACAGCCAAAAGACTGCGGGATCATCCTTCTTACTCTTTCCACAAAATGAGAAGGCTCCTATAAGTTTTAATGTCTGTTCCAGTCCATTCTTTCTGCTGACACCTGTGACACGGTTCTGGTCATCATAAGTATAGGTTGTGACATTTCTGTTCCCATCATCTGCCGTCTTATTGATAACCGTATCTTTTCATTTAACTATGTTTCTTTGTTTTATTGCACCTCTTTTTTCCGACTTCGTAAGATCCACGAGACCTTAAATTTGTATCCTACCTATTTCATAAAATCTATTCTATTTTCTTTACATAAAAAGCAACTAATATATTCAAACAAAATAGAAAAAACCTAGCACTCCTCCTAAAACTATAAAAAGTATTTTATATTTCATATATTTCTTACCTGTAAGGCAAAAAACTATTACTAAAATTAATAAATTGATAATAATTGCTAACAAAAATTGGTTCTCCCATTGATAAGAAATCAAAGTAAATGAACAATACATAACAGGTAATCCTGATAAAATTAATGATAAAATGCCTTCTTTATGATAATAATATAGAATTATTCCTAGTCCTCCAAAAATCACAGGAATAATAATCGCTTCACCTAATCCACATAAAATATAATCATAATTCTGTTTTCCAAATTCAAAAAAAAGTTCTATATTCTTAATCCATGTTGAACCAATAACAAATGATAATCCAAATATGGCACAGTTTATACCTAATTTTATTTTCTCCTTAGTTATTACCATAATAATCGTAATAACTAACACAATAAAAACGCCATCACCTAGAATACATTCTAAACTGATTGACATATCTGTTCTTCTTGATGTTAAATATCCTAGTACAATTCCACACAACAAAATAATTACTTTTTTTAAATACATTACAATTTTCTCCATCTCTATATCTCCTCTTTTTTATACTTCAATAACATCATTAAGGTTTATATTTTTTTAATGGATTTTCATGATTATAATAATTTTGCTTTCCTCCATATCTAGGATAATACACTTTTTTCTTTTTATCATATCTATAAGATAATCCATATGGATAACTAGATGCATACACAACACATTGACATTTTTTAGCCATAATTTTAGCCACACTATTTTTGTCTCCTATTCCTCCCTTACATGAAAGCAATACTATCTTCTTTTTTATTTTTTTCTTTTTTAAAGCTAACAACTCTTTTAAATTCATATCAGAACCATCAAAATACAAACAACTAACCCCACCATGCAAATATAAATATAATTCAGATGTTCCTTTTGGTATTTTATCCCACTCTTTTTTAAATTGTGCTTTTTTAATCACAGATTTAAATGTAACTTGACTATTCTTATAATATGGAGAATGCATTGCTTGTTTCTTAAAACCCTTCCCTTTTTTATTATAATAAATTACTGTTTTAGCCTTATGTCCACTAGGATCCACATAATTCACCGGATTATTCGCACAATAAGCATATAAATGTCCTGTCTCTGGTTTAGCAGTCTCTCCTCGATAAGTATCCTCTGTCACAAACCGTCCATCTTCTGGATTATAATACCTTGCATTCAGATAATAAAGCCCTGTACTATGATCATAGATTCCTCCAGTATAACAAACCTCATTCTCTGCTTTGTTATCTCCGTTGATCGTTGTCTCTCCAAAGTCTGTATACCGGTATGTTGCATCAGCACTTCCATCTTCTTTTACAAGACTTGTGGTACTTCCCTGGATATCTTTATGATACAACAGATAGTCCGTATGGTCACTTCCATATCTCTGTGTTGCAAGGATATTTCCGTCGGTTCCGATCAGGTTCTGGGATGTCTGGCTGTTCTCTCCATCGGTTGTGTAAGAAACTACTCCGTCCTGATAGTAATAGTTCGTCGTTTTGCTTCCTTCCACTTTCTGGATCCTCTGTCCTTCTCCGTTATAACGGTTCTGCTGGATCACAGCTGTCTTTCCATCTTTGTCAGTTACCGCTACTTTGCTTAAGCGGTTCTCTGCATCATAAGTATAGGATTCTGTCTGTCCAGTCTTTGTGTTTTTGACATCTGTCTGATTCCCATTGGCATCATAGCTGTACTGGCGGACTTCGTCAACTGCGGTTCCTTTTTCTTTTGTTGCTGTCTGTAACTGATCCAGTCCGTTATAGGTATACGCTGTCTGTGTGGTTCCATCATCTTCTTTGGTTCTGTTTCCAGCTTTGTCATAAGTATAGGTAACGGTCTTTGTCCTGTCATCATTCTTATGATCGGTTGTCACAGTCTTTGTCAGTCGTCCGAGTGCATCATAAGTATAGGCTTTTGTCTCATTGACTTTGTCTTTCTCTTCTTTTGGATAGTTGTTGACTTCTGTTTTCTCTGTGATATTGGAATTCTTGTCATAACTGTAGCGGTAGGATTCCATCACTTTGCCTGTCTCAAGATCTGTGTAGGTCATCTCTTTGACACGGTCAAAACTGTCATAGGTATAGATTTTTTGAACTGCCTGAGCACCGTTCTTTAACCGATTTCTGTAGTCCTTGATCTCTTTGACCTTTCCATACGCATCGTAACTGTAACTTCTGAGGACTTTCTCTGTTGTCTGCCCATTGGAATGCAGTTCTCCTTTGATCTCCTGCAGCCATCCGTTTTCATCATAAATATAAGATAATGACTGGATTCCGTCTTTGGTTGTCGGATAGGATACCTTACTGAGATTTCCATCCTCATTATAAGTATACCGGATCTGATGTGCTTTGATATCATCTGCCGTTGGCTGAGCATTCTGACTGATCTCTGCAAATGCTGTGATCCTTCCTCTTTGATCATAAGTATATTCTGTATAACGATACGCAGTCTCTGTTTCAGATGATACCCTGTAATCTGTCATCTCCAGCAACTGCCCATAATCATCATAACGATACCGACTGATCAGTGTTTTTGTTCCTTCTTTGTCATAAGATTGTGTTTTTACAACAAGATTCCGGCTGTTATATTCATAGGTCTTTTTCGCCCCGTTGGCATAGACTTCTGAAATCTTATTTCCACGGTCATCATAGGTATACTTTGTTGTAATGGATTCACTGCCGTCTCCAAGATCCGATGTTGTTGTCACTGATCCGGATGCACTGGCTGTTTCCTGCTTGACATGTCCATTCGCATCTGTAACGCTTGTTGTCGTTGATCCGTCTGAATTCACCTGATAGGAAACTTTTGTCTTCTGTCCTCCCTGTGTGATCTCGGTTACACGATTCTGGTCATCATAAGCATAAGATATCTGATCTCCATTGCCATCGGTTTTTGTTGTCTCATTTCCCTTTGTGTCATACTCTGTTTTCTGTAAGATGGAACTGTTTCCAACCTTTACTGTGGCATCAGAAGTCCCTTTTGTAATCTCTGGATTCTGGATCGCAGCTGTCTGTTTTCCTTCTTTGTCATATAACTGCAAGGCAATCTTTCCATCTCCGGAAGTCTTTGTTCCAAGACTGATCGTTGCGATCTCTTTTCCGTCACTGGTGAACACATGATCCGTATATAATCCATGGCTGAAACTTCTGACGATCTGCCCCGCTGCATCTGTCCATGACTTTTCACTGACACGTCCATTGGTCTTTGTTGTCTGAACGCTCAGATCCTGATAGTCTTTCGTTCCATTCAGCGTATGGATCTGTGCATCTTCATATCCATAGGAAGTTTCCGTGACGGTATCTGTCCCGTCTACTGATTCTGTTGCTTTGATCACGCGGTTTAGTGAATCATAACGATACGCTGTCTTTATTCCTGATGCACTGGTTTCTGTTGCCACCGTTCCGTTATCATCATATGTTTTGGATTCTGTCTGTGTCACGCCATCGGATGTTACTTTCGTCTGTATCGCTCTTCCCATGAAATCATACGATGTTTCCGTACTGCTTAAGATATTTCCTTTCCTGTCCTTACTGGTATTTTCTGTTTCACGTCCCATGGCATCTGTTTTTGTCACAGATGTCTCTTTCTCTTCTCCCTGTGTCGTTGTTGTTGTCCGTGTCGTTCCCTGTACAGTATCCTGACATGTCGTTTGTTCTACAGAATCATGGGCTCCTTCCTTTGTTGTCGTGACTGTTGTTGGCTGTCCATGATCATCATAGGATGTGACTGTTTTGGTTTCTTCTTTTTCCTTGTCTGTTTTCAAAAATTTCACCAGTCCGGCAGCATCCAGCTCCTGATAATCCACTTCCGTTTTGATCTTTCTTACAAGATATTCATTTACCCAGCCATTTTGTTCTCCGCCTTTTCCTCCATCATCATAACTGTAACTGCTTTCAATTCCATTGGCATCCTTCTTTTTCAGGATCTTTCCTGTATTCTTGTCAAAACTCATGGAATCCTGTGCTGTTTTGATTCCGTCTGCCTTGTGGGAAGATACCGTCGTTGTTCCATCTCCATAAGAAAGCTGCTGGTATTCTCCATTCGGACGGATAAATCTTTCTGCTTTTTCTCCTGTATAAGTGATCTGGTACCCGTTCTTCTTTGCATCAATGATCTTGCTCATCTTCCCATTACTTCCATAAGCATATGCCTGATCTACGGAAGCTGTTTCTCCGCTGTTTTTGTGAGAAACATTTGCAAGTTTCCCTTCATCATATGACCGAGGATTCCCACTCTAGTTTCCTAACTATGATTATAGGCTCTCAACTCACAATTTTCAATGGCTTCTTTTCCTTTACTCTTGACGGAGAAAAGGCATCTATGATAGTATAAAGTTTAGTTTCACAGATTACGGACCATTTGAAAGGGATAACGACTGTAGGGCACATTTTTTGTGCTCCTGTCGTTGTCCCTTTTTTGTGCACATATTAAAGAAAAGGAAGGAAAGAGACATGTATTTAATGATTGATAATTATGACTCATTTGTATATAATCTGAAAGCTTATTTTGAAGAGCTTGGAAAGGAAATTGCCGTCATCCGCTGTGACAAGATCACGCTGGAAGAGATTGAAGATATGCAGCCTTCCGGGATTATTCTCTCGCCAGGGCCAAAACGCCCGCAGGACGCGACGCTTTGCATCGATATTGTAGAAAAATTCCAAGAGAAAATACCGATACTTGGCGTCTGCTTAGGTCACCAGGTGCTAGGACTCTGCTCTGGTGCAACGGTGGAAAAAGGGATATTTCCGATCCATGGGAAAATCTCTGAGATTTCCAACAATGGGCTTCGTCTCTTCGCCGGTCTTCCGACGAAATTCAATGTAACAAGATATCATTCCCTCGTCGTAAATAAAGACACTATTTCCAATAACTACAGCATCGATGCCACAACCGCGGACGGTGTTGTCATGGGGATCTCTCATAAAACGCTTCCACTATACGGCGTACAGTTTCACCCGGAGGCAGTATGTACCGAATATGGACATGCACTT
The sequence above is drawn from the Anaerostipes hadrus ATCC 29173 = JCM 17467 genome and encodes:
- a CDS encoding RHS repeat domain-containing protein translates to MSKIIDAKKNGYQITYTGEKAERFIRPNGEYQQLSYGDGTTTVSSHKADGIKTAQDSMSFDKNTGKILKKKDANGIESSYSYDDGGKGGEQNGWVNEYLVRKIKTEVDYQELDAAGLVKFLKTDKEKEETKTVTSYDDHGQPTTVTTTKEGAHDSVEQTTCQDTVQGTTRTTTTTQGEEKETSVTKTDAMGRETENTSKDRKGNILSSTETSYDFMGRAIQTKVTSDGVTQTESKTYDDNGTVATETSASGIKTAYRYDSLNRVIKATESVDGTDTVTETSYGYEDAQIHTLNGTKDYQDLSVQTTKTNGRVSEKSWTDAAGQIVRSFSHGLYTDHVFTSDGKEIATISLGTKTSGDGKIALQLYDKEGKQTAAIQNPEITKGTSDATVKVGNSSILQKTEYDTKGNETTKTDGNGDQISYAYDDQNRVTEITQGGQKTKVSYQVNSDGSTTTSVTDANGHVKQETASASGSVTTTSDLGDGSESITTKYTYDDRGNKISEVYANGAKKTYEYNSRNLVVKTQSYDKEGTKTLISRYRYDDYGQLLEMTDYRVSSETETAYRYTEYTYDQRGRITAFAEISQNAQPTADDIKAHQIRYTYNEDGNLSKVSYPTTKDGIQSLSYIYDENGWLQEIKGELHSNGQTTEKVLRSYSYDAYGKVKEIKDYRNRLKNGAQAVQKIYTYDSFDRVKEMTYTDLETGKVMESYRYSYDKNSNITEKTEVNNYPKEEKDKVNETKAYTYDALGRLTKTVTTDHKNDDRTKTVTYTYDKAGNRTKEDDGTTQTAYTYNGLDQLQTATKEKGTAVDEVRQYSYDANGNQTDVKNTKTGQTESYTYDAENRLSKVAVTDKDGKTAVIQQNRYNGEGQRIQKVEGSKTTNYYYQDGVVSYTTDGENSQTSQNLIGTDGNILATQRYGSDHTDYLLYHKDIQGSTTSLVKEDGSADATYRYTDFGETTINGDNKAENEVCYTGGIYDHSTGLYYLNARYYNPEDGRFVTEDTYRGETAKPETGHLYAYCANNPVNYVDPSGHKAKTVIYYNKKGKGFKKQAMHSPYYKNSQVTFKSVIKKAQFKKEWDKIPKGTSELYLYLHGGVSCLYFDGSDMNLKELLALKKKKIKKKIVLLSCKGGIGDKNSVAKIMAKKCQCVVYASSYPYGLSYRYDKKKKVYYPRYGGKQNYYNHENPLKKYKP
- a CDS encoding anthranilate synthase component II encodes the protein MYLMIDNYDSFVYNLKAYFEELGKEIAVIRCDKITLEEIEDMQPSGIILSPGPKRPQDATLCIDIVEKFQEKIPILGVCLGHQVLGLCSGATVEKGIFPIHGKISEISNNGLRLFAGLPTKFNVTRYHSLVVNKDTISNNYSIDATTADGVVMGISHKTLPLYGVQFHPEAVCTEYGHALLNNFCKIAEQRG